A stretch of Mya arenaria isolate MELC-2E11 chromosome 14, ASM2691426v1 DNA encodes these proteins:
- the LOC128217528 gene encoding transforming growth factor-beta-induced protein ig-h3-like encodes MNILQIACLFVSVLVSGSLGANVNLVQLAEQLGATTLVQLVRRAGFEGTFSGGGPFTIFAPSNDAFAALPKDVLEKLSGDMALLKQVLAFHVTNGLAYSSGLTNNMLVDTLDSADKIRVNIYQKSGSPVVTVDGALVTMADQNATNGVIHVIDHVMYPLPSGTIPLVAAVAKQFGTLVYALQQGQLIPALEGKGPFTVFAPNNAAFDKLPPNALSDLLSNQTALIAVLKYHVLAAADYSAGLSNGSVATLEGRSIQIDVTNDGVKVNNATVVTADIPASNGVIHEIDSVLIPAN; translated from the exons atgaatattctACAAATCGCGTGTTTGTTTGTGAGCGTGTTAGTCTCCGGCAGTCTCGGAGCAAACGTAAACCTCGTGCAGCTTGCGGAGCAGCTTGGGGCCACGACTCTCGTGCAGCTCGTGCGGCGGGCTGGTTTCGAGGGCACCTTTTCCGGTGGAG GCCCGTTCACTATTTTCGCACCATCAAATGACGCCTTTGCCGCCCTTCCCAAGGATGTCCTTGAGAAACTCTCGGGCGACATGGCGCTGCTGAAGCAGGTGCTCGCTTTCCACGTGACCAATGGACTAGCCTACTCAAGCGGTCTCACTAATAACATGCTCGTGGACACACTAGACTCGGCCGATAAGATCCGGGTTAACATCTACCAGAAGTCGGGATCTCCA GTTGTGACGGTGGACGGCGCGCTGGTGACCATGGCGGACCAAAATGCAACAAATGGCGTGATCCACGTAATCGACCATGTGATGTACCCACTTCCGTCGGGAACCATCCCCTTGGTGGCAGCTGTGGCCAAGCAGTTCGGGACCCTCGTATACGCCCTTCAGCAGGGTCAGCTCATTCCTGCCCTGGAAG GCAAGGGTCCGTTTACGGTTTTTGCTCCAAACAACGCCGCCTTCGACAAACTCCCGCCAAACGCCCTCAGTGACCTCCTGAGCAACCAGACAGCCCTCATTG CGGTGCTGAAGTATCACGTGTTGGCGGCGGCAGATTACAGCGCCGGGCTGTCCAACGGCTCGGTGGCTACACTCGAGGGACGCTCTATCCAAATTGACGTCACTAACG ATGGCGTAAAGGTGAACAATGCCACGGTAGTAACGGCGGATATACCAGCCTCAAATGGCGTCATTCACGAGATAGACAGCGTCCTCATTCCAGCTAATTAG
- the LOC128217529 gene encoding uncharacterized protein LOC128217529, which yields MNVCRPRAPRVPILTVQTESTPNSNPYTANREHPEFQSLQYRHRAPRVPILTVQTESTPRFNPYSADPAHSEFQSLQYRQRAPRVPILTVQTESTPSSNPYSADPAHPECQSYSADREHPEFQSLQCRQRASRVPILTVQTESTPSSNPYTANREHPEFQSLQCKQRAPRVPILTLQQRAPRVPILTVQTESTPSSNPYSANREHPEFQSLQCKQRAPQFQSLHRKQRASRVPILKVQTESTPSSNPYTADREHPEFQSLHCRPRALRVPILTMQTKSTPSSNSYTADRPESTPSSNPYTADREHPEFQSLQCRPRAPRVPILTVQTESTLSSNPCTANREHPEFQSLHCRPRAPRVPILTVQTESTTSSNPYSADREHPELQSLQCRPRAPRVPILTVQTESTPSSNPYTADREHPEFQSLHCRPRAPRVPILTLQTESTPSSNPYSADREHPEFQSLHCRPGAPRVPILTVQTESTPSSNPYIADREHPEFQSLHCKQRAPRVPILTTESTPSSNPYTADREHFEFQSLQCRPRAPRAPILTLQTDPRAPRVPILTPQTESTPSSNPYSADREHPECQSYSADREHPEFQSLQCRQRASRVPILTVQTESTPSSNPYTANREHPEFQSLQCKQRAPRVPILTLQQRAPRVPILTVQTESTPSSNPYSANREHPEFQSLQCKQRAPQFQSLHRKQRASRVPILKVQTESTPSSNPYTADREHSEFQSLHCRPRALRVPILTMQTKSTPSSNPYTADRPESTPSSDPYTADREHPEFQSLQCRPRAPRVPILTVQTESTLSSNPCTANREHPEFQSLHCRPRAPRVSILTVQTESTPSSNPYSADREHPELQSLQCRPRAPRVPILTVQTESTPSSNPYTADREHPEFQSLHCRPRAPRVPILTLQTESTPSSNPYSADREHPEFQSLHCRPRAPRVPILSVQTKSTPSSNPYIADREHPEFQSLHCKQRAPRVPILTTESTSSSNPYNADQEHPELQSLHCRPTREHPEFQSLHRRPRAPRVPILTVQTESTPSSNSYTADREHPEFQSLQCRPRAPRVPILTLQTESTLSSNLYTANREHPEFQSLHCRPRASRAPILTLQTESTPSSNPNTADREHPAFQSLQCRPRAPRVPILTVQTESTRSSNPYSADREHPEFQSLQCKQRAPRAPILTLQTESTPSSNPYIADREHPEFQSLHCRPRAPRVPILTVQTESTPSSNPYIADREHPEFQSLQCRPRAPRVPILTLQTESIPSSNPYSADREHPEFQSLQCRPRAPRVPILTVQTESTPSSNPYSADREHPECQSLQCRPRAPRVPILTVQTESTPSANPYSAGREHPEFQSLHCRPRAPRVPILTVQTESTPSSNPYSADREHPELQSLQCRPRAPRVPILTVQTESTPSSNPYTADREHPEFQSLHCRPRAPRVPILTLQTESTPSSNPYSADREHPEFQSFHCRPRAPRVPILSLQTESTPSSNPYTADREHPEFQSLQCRPRAPRVPILTLQTESTPSSNPYSADQEHPEFQSLQCRPRAPRVPILTVQTASTPSSNPYSADREHPEFQSLQCRPRAPRVPILTVQAESTPSSNPYTADREHPEFQSLQCRPRAPRVPTLTLQTESTPCSNPYKLKPISEDL from the exons ATGAACGTG TGCAGACCGAGAGCACCCCGAGTTCCAATCCTTACAGTGCAGACCGAGAGCACCCCGAATTCCAATCCTTACACTGCAAACAGAGAGCACCCCGAGTTCCAATCCTTACAGTACAGACATAGAGCACCCCGAGTTCCAATCCTTACAGTACAGACCGAGAGCACCCCGCGTTTCAATCCTTACAGTGCAGACCCAGCGCACTCCGAGTTCCAATCCTTACAGTACAGACAGAGAGCACCCCGAGTTCCAATCCTTACAGTACAGACCGAGAGCACCCCGAGTTCCAATCCTTACAGTGCAGACCCAGCGCACCCCGAGTGCCAATCCTACAGTGCAGACAGAGAGCACCCCGAGTTCCAATCCTTACAGTGCAGACAGAGAGCATCCCGAGTTCCAATCCTTACAGTGCAGACAGAGAGCACCCCGAGTTCCAATCCTTACACTGCAAACAGAGAGCACCCCGAGTTCCAATCCTTACAGTGCAAACAGAGAGCACCCCGAGTTCCAATCCTTACACTGCAACAGAGAGCACCCCGAGTTCCAATCCTTACAGTGCAAACAGAGAGCACCCCGAGTTCCAATCCTTACAGTGCAAACAGAGAGCACCCCGAGTTCCAATCCTTACAGTGCAAACAGAGAGCACCCCAGTTCCAATCCTTACACCGCAAACAGAGAGCATCCCGAGTTCCAATCCTTAAAGTGCAGACCGAGAGCACCCCGAGTTCCAATCCTTACACTGCAGACCGAGAGCACCCCGAGTTCCAATCCTTACACTGCAGACCGAGAGCACTTCGAGTTCCAATCCTTACAATGCAGACCAAGAGCACCCCGAGCTCCAATTCTTACACTGCAGACCGGCCCGAGAGCACCCCGAGTTCCAATCCTTATACCGCAGACCGAGAGCACCCCGAGTTCCAATCCTTACAGTGCAGACCGAGAGCACCCCGAGTTCCAATCCTTACAGTGCAGACCGAGAGCACCCTGAGTTCCAATCCTTGCACTGCAAACAGAGAGCACCCCGAGTTCCAATCCTTACACTGCAGACCGAGAGCACCCCGCGTTCCAATCCTTACAGTGCAGACCGAGAGCACCACGAGTTCCAATCCTTACAGTGCAGACCGAGAGCACCCGGAGCTCCAATCCTTACAGTGCAGACCGAGAGCACCCCGAGTTCCAATCCTTACAGTGCAAACAGAGAGCACCCCGAGCTCCAATCCTTACACTGCAGACCGAGAGCACCCCGAGTTCCAATCCTTACATTGCAGACCGAGAGCACCCCGAGTTCCAATCCTTACATTGCAGACCGAGAGCACCCCGAGTTCCAATCCTTACAGTGCAGACCGAGAGCACCCCGAGTTCCAATCCTTACATTGCAGACCGGGAGCACCCCGAGTTCCAATCCTTACAGTGCAGACCGAGAGCACCCCGAGTTCCAATCCTTACATTGCAGACCGAGAGCACCCCGAGTTCCAATCCTTACACTGCAAACAGAGAGCACCCCGAGTTCCAATCCTTACA ACCGAGAGCACCCCGAGTTCCAATCCTTACACTGCAGACCGAGAGCACTTCGAGTTCCAATCCTTACAATGCAGACCAAGAGCACCCCGAGCTCCAATCCTTACACTGCAGACCGACCCGAGAGCACCCCGAGTTCCAATCCTTACACCGCAGACCGAGAGCACCCCGAGTTCCAATCCTTACAGTGCAGACCGAGAGCACCCCGAGTGCCAATCCTACAGTGCAGACAGAGAGCACCCCGAGTTCCAATCCTTACAGTGCCGACAGAGAGCATCCCGAGTTCCAATCCTTACAGTGCAGACAGAGAGCACCCCGAGTTCCAATCCTTACACTGCAAACAGAGAGCACCCCGAGTTCCAATCCTTACAGTGCAAACAGAGAGCACCCCGAGTTCCAATCCTTACACTGCAACAGAGAGCACCCCGAGTTCCAATCCTTACAGTGCAAACAGAGAGCACCCCGAGTTCCAATCCTTACAGTGCAAACAGAGAGCACCCCGAGTTCCAATCCTTACAGTGCAAACAGAGAGCACCCCAGTTCCAATCCTTACACCGCAAACAGAGAGCATCCCGAGTTCCAATCCTTAAAGTGCAGACCGAGAGCACCCCGAGTTCCAATCCTTACACTGCAGACCGAGAGCACTCCGAGTTCCAATCCTTACACTGCAGACCGAGAGCACTTCGAGTTCCAATCCTTACAATGCAGACCAAGAGCACCCCGAGCTCCAATCCTTACACTGCAGACCGGCCCGAGAGCACCCCGAGTTCCGATCCTTATACCGCAGACCGAGAGCACCCCGAGTTCCAATCCTTACAGTGCAGACCGAGAGCACCCCGAGTTCCAATCCTTACAGTGCAGACCGAGAGCACCCTGAGTTCCAATCCTTGCACTGCAAACAGAGAGCACCCCGAGTTCCAATCCTTACACTGCAGACCGAGAGCACCCCGCGTTTCAATCCTTACAGTGCAGACCGAGAGCACCCCGAGTTCCAATCCTTACAGTGCAGACCGAGAGCACCCGGAGCTCCAATCCTTACAGTGCAGACCGAGAGCACCCCGAGTTCCAATCCTTACAGTGCAAACAGAGAGCACCCCGAGCTCCAATCCTTACACTGCAGACCGAGAGCACCCCGAGTTCCAATCCTTACATTGCAGACCGAGAGCACCCCGAGTTCCAATCCTTACATTGCAGACCGAGAGCACCCCGAGTTCCAATCCTTACAGTGCAGACCGAGAGCACCCCGAGTTCCAATCCTTACATTGCAGACCGAGAGCACCCCGAGTTCCAATCCTTTCAGTGCAGACCAAGAGCACCCCGAGTTCCAATCCTTACATTGCAGACCGAGAGCACCCCGAGTTCCAATCCTTACACTGCAAACAGAGAGCACCCCGAGTTCCAATCCTTACA ACCGAGAGCACTTCGAGTTCCAATCCTTACAATGCAGACCAAGAGCACCCCGAGCTCCAATCCTTACACTGCAGACCGACCCGAGAGCACCCCGAGTTCCAATCCTTACACCGCAGACCGAGAGCACCCCGAGTTCCAATCCTTACAGTGCAGACCGAGAGCACCCCGAGTTCCAATTCTTACACCGCAGACCGAGAGCACCCCGAGTTCCAATCCTTACAGTGCAGACCGAGAGCACCCCGAGTTCCAATCCTTACACTGCAGACCGAGAGCACCCTGAGTTCCAATCTTTACACTGCAAACAGAGAGCACCCCGAGTTCCAATCCTTACATTGCAGACCGAGAGCATCCCGAGCTCCAATCCTTACACTGCAAACAGAGAGCACCCCGAGTTCCAATCCTAACACTGCAGACCGAGAGCACCCCGCGTTCCAATCCTTACAGTGCAGACCGAGAGCACCCCGAGTTCCAATCCTTACAGTGCAGACCGAGAGCACCCGGAGCTCCAATCCTTACAGTGCAGACCGAGAGCACCCCGAGTTCCAATCCTTACAGTGCAAACAGAGAGCACCCCGAGCTCCAATCCTTACACTGCAGACCGAGAGCACCCCGAGTTCCAATCCTTACATTGCAGACCGAGAGCACCCCGAGTTCCAATCCTTACATTGCAGACCGAGAGCACCCCGAGTTCCAATCCTTACAGTGCAGACCGAGAGCACCCCGAGTTCCAATCCTTACATTGCAGACCGAGAGCACCCCGAGTTCCAATCCTTACAGTGCAGACCAAGAGCACCCCGAGTTCCAATCCTTACATTGCAGACCGAGAGCATCCCGAGCTCCAATCCTTACAGTGCAGACCGAGAGCACCCCGAGTTCCAATCCTTACAGTGCAGACCGAGAGCACCCCGAGTTCCAATCCTTACAGTGCAGACCGAGAGCACCCCGAGTTCCAATCCTTACAGTGCAGACCGAGAGCACCCCGAGTGCCAATCCTTACAGTGCAGACCGAGAGCACCCCGAGTTCCAATCCTTACAGTGCAGACCGAGAGCACCCCGAGTGCCAATCCTTACAGTGCAGGCCGAGAGCACCCCGAGTTCCAATCCTTACACTGCAGACCGAGAGCACCCCGAGTTCCAATCCTTACAGTGCAGACCGAGAGCACCCCGAGTTCCAATCCTTACAGTGCAGACCGAGAGCACCCGGAGCTCCAATCCTTACAGTGCAGACCGAGAGCACCCCGAGTTCCAATCCTTACAGTGCAAACAGAGAGCACCCCGAGCTCCAATCCTTACACTGCAGACCGAGAGCACCCCGAGTTCCAATCCTTACACTGCAGACCGAGAGCACCCCGAGTTCCAATCCTTACATTGCAGACCGAGAGCACCCCGAGTTCCAATCCTTACAGTGCAGACCGAGAGCACCCCGAGTTCCAATCCTTTCATTGCAGACCGAGAGCACCCCGAGTTCCAATCCTTTCATTGCAGACCGAGAGCACCCCGAGTTCCAATCCTTACACTGCAGACCGAGAGCACCCCGAGTTCCAATCCTTACAGTGCAGACCGAGAGCACCCCGAGTTCCAATCCTTACATTGCAGACCGAGAGCACTCCGAGTTCCAATCCTTACAGTGCAGACCAAGAGCACCCCGAGTTCCAATCCTTACAGTGCAGACCGAGAGCACCCCGAGTTCCAATCCTTACAGTTCAGACAGCGAGCACCCCGAGTTCCAATCCTTACAGTGCAGACCGAGAGCACCCCGAGTTCCAATCCTTACAGTGCAGACCGAGAGCACCCCGAGTGCCAATTCTTACAGTGCAGGCCGAGAGCACCCCGAGTTCCAATCCTTACACTGCAGACCGAGAGCACCCCGAGTTCCAATCCTTACAGTGCAGACCGAGAGCACCCCGAGTTCCAACCCTTACACTGCAAACAGAGAGCACCCCGTGTTCCAATCCTTACA AACTGAAGCCGATTTCAGAGGATCTGTAG
- the LOC128217535 gene encoding uncharacterized protein LOC128217535 yields the protein MSVYAVTTARPNVWTWSSLNADQIRAVIGEVEDMCTGNFIGYNRSFALLKEVSVDPKFGHGRKGGEHLSDVINQTEDLEYHTLERGYFKLRCRESNPYHFKQTSHLNDWFNALEFYNQSTKMISTQQRFDKTAITIKRFEYANLYHTMTDFYNAFRRIHQVPFLEEFKSFFLSRHSVHFNDALDCDNLTVILLLRKDYLAHPRNPSGSVSRKIANDKQLIQKLKELLPRHNVLSSQIDLLSMKDQLSLISRTDILIGMHGAGLTHTLFLPKHAGLVELYPNYWPTANEHFQAMARWRNLKYFQWQNADPSNERANNFTVINTTDVVEMVKNIHALMCN from the coding sequence ATGAGCGTGTATGCAGTGACCACAGCTAGACCAAATGTGTGGACTTGGTCAAGTCTCAATGCAGATCAGATACGAGCGGTCATTGGAGAAGTCGAGGACATGTGTACCGGAAACTTTATCGGATACAACCGTAGTTTCGCCTTACTTAAGGAGGTCAGTGTTGATCCGAAATTTGGGCATGGCAGAAAAGGTGGTGAACACTTATCTGACGTCATAAATCAGACAGAAGATCTGGAATATCATACTTTAGAAAGGGGTTACTTCAAACTGCGCTGTCGAGAAAGTAATCCATACCATTTCAAACAGACGAGCCATTTAAATGACTGGTTTAATGCACTAGAATTTTATAATCAGTCCACCAAAATGATATCTACTCAACAACGGTTTGATAAGACAGCAATCACAATAAAGCGGTTTGAATACGCAAATCTATATCACACAATGACGGACTTTTACAACGCATTTCGTCGCATACACCAAGTGCCATTTCTGGAGGAATTTAAAAGCTTCTTTCTCTCAAGACACTCTGTACATTTCAATGACGCACTCGACTGTGATAATCTGACGGTAATACTCCTTTTACGCAAAGACTATTTAGCTCATCCTAGAAACCCATCAGGATCAGTAAGCAGAAAAATAGCAAATGATAAACAACTGATACAAAAACTTAAAGAGTTATTGCCTCGTCATAATGTTTTAAGTTCTCAAATTGATCTCCTCTCCATGAAAGACCAGTTGAGTCTAATATCTAGGACGGACATACTGATTGGCATGCATGGTGCCGGCCTAACCCACACATTGTTCCTACCCAAACATGCCGGCTTGGTCGAGTTATACCCGAACTACTGGCCCACTGCAAATGAACACTTCCAAGCCATGGCACGCTGGAGAAACCTCAAATACTTTCAGTGGCAAAATGCTGATCCGTCTAATGAACGTGCAAATAATTTTACTGTCATTAATACAACTGATGTTGTGGAAATGGTGAAGAATATCCATGCTTTGATGTGCAACTGA